A single genomic interval of Psychroserpens sp. NJDZ02 harbors:
- a CDS encoding polyprenyl synthetase family protein translates to MKITEQIKQPIAFEMELFEKKFRLAMSSKVALLNRITYYIVNRKGKQMRPMFVFLVAKMVSNGEVSERTYRGASVIELIHTATLVHDDVVDDSNKRRGFFSINALWKNKIAVLIGDFLLSKGLLLSIDNNDFDLLKIISIAVREMSEGELLQIEKARKLDITEDVYYEIIRQKTATLIAACCSLGAASVKPNSVEVESMRKFGELIGMAFQIKDDLFDYGTQSIGKPTGIDIKEQKMTLPLIYVLNNCSKKDKKWLINSVKNHNKDRKRVNQVIDFVKQNGGLDYAVSKMKSFQEEALLLLSSFPKSEYKDALELMVNYVIERKK, encoded by the coding sequence TTGAAAATAACAGAACAGATAAAACAGCCAATTGCTTTTGAAATGGAACTTTTTGAAAAAAAGTTTCGACTAGCTATGTCATCAAAAGTAGCTTTGCTTAACAGGATTACTTATTATATCGTTAATAGAAAAGGGAAACAAATGCGACCGATGTTTGTTTTTTTAGTGGCTAAAATGGTGTCGAATGGAGAGGTTAGCGAGCGGACCTATCGTGGCGCATCTGTTATCGAATTGATCCATACAGCGACTTTAGTACATGATGATGTGGTTGATGATAGTAATAAACGTCGTGGTTTTTTCTCTATTAATGCACTTTGGAAAAATAAAATAGCCGTTTTAATTGGTGATTTTTTATTGTCAAAAGGACTGTTGTTATCTATTGATAATAATGATTTTGATTTATTGAAAATAATCTCTATTGCCGTTAGAGAGATGAGTGAAGGTGAATTACTTCAAATTGAAAAAGCGAGAAAGCTAGACATTACCGAGGACGTTTATTATGAGATTATCAGACAAAAAACAGCCACACTTATCGCAGCATGTTGTAGTCTTGGCGCGGCTTCTGTTAAACCTAATTCTGTTGAGGTGGAGAGTATGCGTAAGTTTGGAGAACTTATTGGAATGGCATTCCAAATTAAAGATGATTTGTTTGATTATGGGACGCAGAGTATTGGAAAACCAACAGGTATTGATATTAAAGAACAAAAAATGACATTGCCTTTAATTTACGTGCTTAATAATTGTTCTAAAAAAGATAAAAAATGGTTGATCAATTCGGTTAAAAACCACAATAAAGATAGAAAGCGAGTGAATCAAGTGATCGATTTTGTAAAACAAAATGGAGGCTTAGATTATGCTGTATCAAAAATGAAATCCTTTCAAGAAGAAGCATTATTGTTGCTTAGTAGTTTTCCTAAATCAGAATATAAAGATGCTCTTGAATTAATGGTTAATTATGTTATTGAACGGAAAAAGTAA
- a CDS encoding T9SS-dependent choice-of-anchor J family protein → MKKITLLLLIYLTMTTLSHAQFPESFNGTSIPTNWTTFIGTNGEGTVKNWANVGDYMGVTYEAVPTLSEDWLVTPSIAITTSNSLLQFDQTDAFLPDYGSEYTIRVSTGSSQTTHADFTIIDTQTETSVTAGNEATFSSYTVDLSAYEGLTVYIAFVLAQNDGDYWFIDNVNLVNQYASPPNAVTTPTPSDTATDVAIDPTDTDSDNIPDNIVSFSWSESTTGDPAITYNFYLGESPTTLVYLRNINNTSVDITGTEYNTVYYWSVVAENIGGQATGSSVWSFTTEADNTLSVTNFNTTTFSIYPNPAKNSISIKSNTRFDSVEIFNQLGQRVMQLNANAVINNSIAINDLKNGVYFMKILAGNQEKTIKFIKE, encoded by the coding sequence ATGAAAAAAATTACATTGCTATTATTGATTTATTTAACAATGACAACTTTAAGTCATGCACAATTCCCTGAAAGCTTTAATGGCACGAGCATCCCAACAAATTGGACTACGTTTATTGGAACTAATGGAGAAGGAACAGTTAAAAACTGGGCAAATGTTGGAGATTACATGGGAGTTACCTATGAAGCCGTACCAACCTTATCCGAAGACTGGCTAGTAACTCCATCTATTGCTATTACAACCTCTAATTCATTATTACAATTTGACCAAACGGATGCTTTCCTACCCGATTATGGTTCTGAATACACTATAAGAGTCTCTACTGGATCATCACAAACAACACATGCGGATTTTACTATTATAGATACGCAAACCGAAACATCTGTAACAGCGGGAAACGAAGCCACATTTTCTTCATATACCGTAGACTTATCTGCTTACGAAGGACTTACAGTTTACATTGCTTTTGTATTAGCACAAAATGATGGTGATTATTGGTTTATAGATAATGTTAATTTAGTAAACCAATATGCTAGCCCTCCAAATGCGGTTACCACGCCCACCCCTTCTGATACGGCAACAGATGTCGCAATTGACCCAACTGATACAGATTCAGATAATATCCCAGATAATATAGTTTCTTTTTCTTGGTCTGAATCGACAACTGGAGACCCTGCAATTACTTATAACTTTTACCTAGGAGAGTCTCCAACAACTTTAGTCTATTTACGTAATATTAATAACACATCTGTTGATATTACAGGTACGGAATACAATACTGTATATTATTGGTCTGTAGTCGCAGAAAATATTGGAGGACAAGCAACGGGATCTTCTGTTTGGAGTTTTACAACAGAAGCAGACAACACACTATCCGTTACTAACTTTAACACCACTACTTTTAGTATTTATCCTAACCCTGCTAAAAATAGTATTAGTATAAAATCAAATACACGTTTTGATTCTGTTGAAATATTTAACCAATTAGGACAACGTGTTATGCAACTTAATGCTAATGCAGTAATTAACAACTCCATCGCTATTAACGATTTAAAAAACGGGGTTTACTTCATGAAAATCCTTGCTGGAAATCAAGAAAAAACAATAAAATTTATTAAAGAGTAA
- the rlmN gene encoding 23S rRNA (adenine(2503)-C(2))-methyltransferase RlmN codes for MDIKKKDIRALTKEQLREFFEKEGDKAFRGNQVYEWLWSKGAHTFEDMTNLSKETRQMLEDNFVINHIKVDVMQRSSDGTVKNAVRLHDDLIVESVLIPTKTRTTACVSSQVGCSLDCKFCATSRLKRMRNLNPDEIYDQVVAIDRESRLYFDRPLSNIVFMGMGEPLMNYNNVLKAIDKITSPEGLAMSPKRIVVSTSGVPKMIKKMADDNVKFKLAVSLHSAIDEVRTSIMPFNATFPLADLREALVYWYEKTKNRITYEYVVWDGINDKRKDVDALVQFCKFAPSKVNIIEYNPIDDGQFQQARSEAIDMYKNVLEDNNITVTVRRSRGKDIDAACGQLANKEK; via the coding sequence ATGGACATTAAGAAAAAAGACATACGCGCATTAACTAAAGAGCAACTTAGAGAATTCTTTGAAAAAGAAGGAGATAAAGCCTTTAGAGGAAATCAAGTTTACGAGTGGTTATGGAGCAAAGGAGCTCATACATTTGAAGATATGACAAACCTCTCTAAGGAGACGCGTCAAATGCTAGAAGACAACTTTGTTATAAATCATATCAAAGTAGATGTGATGCAACGTAGTAGCGATGGGACTGTAAAAAATGCGGTACGATTACATGATGATTTAATAGTCGAGTCTGTTTTAATACCAACAAAAACTAGAACGACAGCTTGCGTGTCTAGTCAAGTAGGGTGTAGTTTAGACTGTAAGTTCTGTGCAACATCGCGTTTAAAACGTATGCGTAATCTTAATCCTGATGAGATTTATGACCAAGTAGTCGCTATAGATAGAGAAAGTAGGTTGTATTTTGATAGACCTTTAAGTAATATTGTGTTTATGGGTATGGGAGAACCTTTAATGAACTATAATAACGTTCTTAAGGCTATTGATAAAATAACATCTCCAGAAGGATTAGCAATGTCACCAAAGCGAATTGTAGTCTCTACATCAGGGGTGCCAAAAATGATTAAAAAAATGGCAGATGATAACGTTAAGTTTAAATTAGCAGTGTCATTACATTCTGCAATTGACGAAGTCCGAACATCTATTATGCCATTTAATGCAACGTTTCCATTAGCAGATCTTAGAGAAGCACTAGTGTATTGGTATGAAAAAACAAAAAACCGTATTACTTATGAGTATGTTGTTTGGGATGGCATAAACGATAAACGTAAAGATGTAGATGCTTTAGTTCAGTTTTGTAAGTTTGCACCAAGTAAAGTTAATATTATAGAGTATAATCCAATTGATGATGGTCAGTTTCAGCAAGCAAGATCAGAAGCTATTGATATGTATAAAAATGTATTAGAAGATAATAATATTACTGTTACTGTAAGACGAAGTAGAGGTAAGGATATTGATGCGGCTTGCGGGCAATTAGCGAATAAAGAAAAATAA
- the queA gene encoding tRNA preQ1(34) S-adenosylmethionine ribosyltransferase-isomerase QueA, whose translation MKLSHFHFDLPDELLAEYPAENRDESRLMVLNRKEQTIEHKMFKDIIEYFDEKDVMILNNTKVFPARLFGNKEKTGARIEVFLLRELNKEQRLWDVLVDPARKIRIGNKLYFGDDETLVAEVIDNTTSRGRTLRFLYDGSYEEFRKKLQMLGETPLPKYIKREVEPEDEERYQTIYAKEEGAVAAPTAGMHFSKHLLKRLEIKGVDFAEVTLHVGLGTFNPVEVEDLSKHKMDSEELKIEAAAVEIINNAKKEKRRICAVGTTAMRAIESSVSSSGTLNEIEGWTNKFIFPPYDFSIANAMITNFHTPKSTLMMMVSAFAGHDFMKKAYEEAVKEKYKFYSYGDAMLII comes from the coding sequence ATGAAATTATCACACTTCCATTTTGACTTACCAGATGAATTATTAGCAGAATATCCTGCTGAAAACAGAGACGAGTCTCGTTTGATGGTATTAAATCGAAAAGAACAAACTATTGAGCATAAAATGTTCAAAGACATAATCGAATATTTTGATGAGAAGGATGTGATGATTCTTAACAACACCAAAGTATTTCCAGCACGTTTATTTGGTAACAAAGAAAAAACAGGCGCTAGAATCGAAGTGTTTTTATTAAGAGAATTAAATAAAGAACAACGTCTTTGGGATGTTTTAGTAGATCCAGCTCGTAAAATACGTATTGGTAACAAATTATATTTTGGTGATGACGAAACGTTAGTAGCAGAAGTTATCGATAATACAACCTCTAGAGGACGTACTTTACGTTTCTTATATGACGGATCTTATGAGGAGTTTAGAAAAAAGCTTCAAATGTTAGGAGAAACACCTTTGCCTAAATATATTAAAAGAGAGGTAGAGCCAGAAGATGAAGAGCGTTACCAGACAATTTATGCAAAAGAAGAAGGGGCTGTAGCAGCACCAACAGCAGGGATGCACTTTTCTAAGCATTTATTAAAACGTTTAGAAATTAAAGGAGTTGATTTTGCAGAAGTAACACTACACGTTGGATTAGGAACCTTTAACCCAGTTGAGGTTGAAGATCTATCTAAGCATAAAATGGATAGCGAAGAGCTTAAAATTGAAGCGGCAGCAGTAGAGATTATCAATAATGCTAAAAAAGAAAAGCGTCGTATTTGTGCAGTAGGTACAACAGCAATGCGTGCTATAGAAAGCTCAGTATCTTCAAGCGGGACATTAAACGAAATAGAAGGATGGACAAATAAATTTATTTTTCCTCCATACGATTTTAGTATCGCTAACGCTATGATTACTAATTTTCATACACCAAAATCAACATTAATGATGATGGTCTCTGCATTTGCTGGACATGACTTTATGAAAAAAGCATACGAAGAAGCAGTAAAAGAAAAGTACAAATTTTACAGTTATGGAGACGCGATGTTAATCATCTAA
- a CDS encoding 3-phosphoshikimate 1-carboxyvinyltransferase — MNLHLNKSAIHKTSSIQITGSKSESNRLLLLQALYPEIKISNVSNSDDSVLMSKALASQDKIIDIHHAGTAMRFLTAYFSTQDGRAIELTGSKRMKERPIAILVDALNQLGAEITYKENEGFPPLLIKGKKLTKNKVTLKANVSSQYISALLLIAPKLENGIELTLDGEITSVPYIKMTLSLLEEIGVKTTFEGNLITIAPKKQSEVSGQQLTVESDWSSASYFYSIAAMSAIGTSIMLSSYKQNSLQGDSALATIYKSFGVTTTFKDNSVTLKKEEEVALDTQIDFDLKNAPDIAQTISVTAFGLGLECHLTGLHTLKIKETDRLIALKTEIEKLGGEVAITDNSLTLKKATNRQQNIAVATYNDHRMAMAFAPLALKTPIIIEDYKVVSKSYPTFWDDLAALGFIFSV, encoded by the coding sequence ATGAATCTACATTTAAATAAATCGGCAATACATAAAACGTCTTCAATCCAAATAACCGGATCAAAAAGCGAGTCTAATAGATTATTATTGCTACAAGCCTTATATCCAGAAATAAAAATAAGTAATGTGTCTAATAGTGATGACTCTGTATTAATGTCAAAAGCATTAGCATCTCAGGACAAAATCATAGATATACACCATGCAGGAACAGCGATGCGATTTTTAACCGCATATTTTTCTACGCAAGACGGAAGGGCTATCGAGTTGACAGGTTCCAAACGCATGAAGGAGCGTCCAATCGCTATTTTAGTAGACGCCTTAAATCAATTGGGAGCAGAGATAACATATAAAGAAAACGAAGGCTTTCCGCCGTTATTAATAAAAGGGAAAAAGCTAACTAAAAATAAAGTCACTTTAAAAGCAAATGTTAGTAGTCAGTATATTTCGGCATTACTTTTAATAGCTCCTAAATTAGAAAACGGAATAGAATTAACGCTTGACGGAGAAATTACATCGGTACCATATATTAAAATGACACTTAGTTTGTTAGAAGAGATTGGTGTTAAAACTACATTTGAAGGCAATCTAATTACTATAGCTCCTAAAAAACAATCGGAAGTTAGCGGACAACAATTAACAGTAGAGAGTGATTGGTCTTCAGCATCCTATTTTTATAGCATTGCCGCCATGTCTGCTATTGGAACAAGTATTATGTTATCTTCATATAAGCAAAATAGCCTGCAAGGCGATTCCGCTTTAGCGACAATTTATAAGTCCTTTGGTGTGACAACAACATTTAAAGATAACAGTGTTACGCTTAAAAAGGAAGAAGAAGTTGCTTTGGATACCCAAATTGATTTCGATTTAAAAAATGCACCAGATATTGCGCAAACTATTTCGGTAACCGCATTTGGTTTAGGTTTAGAGTGTCATTTAACAGGATTGCATACTTTAAAAATTAAAGAAACAGATCGTTTAATAGCCTTAAAAACCGAAATTGAAAAATTAGGAGGAGAGGTTGCCATAACAGATAATAGTTTAACATTAAAAAAAGCAACCAATAGACAACAAAATATTGCTGTTGCAACTTATAATGACCACCGGATGGCTATGGCATTTGCGCCTTTAGCATTAAAAACGCCTATAATTATCGAAGATTATAAAGTGGTTTCAAAATCTTACCCAACATTTTGGGATGATTTAGCTGCTTTAGGCTTCATTTTTAGCGTTTAA
- a CDS encoding nucleotide pyrophosphohydrolase, with the protein MDIKNAQLEVDNWINAHGVRYFNELTNMAQLTEEVGEVARIIARRYGEQSEKESDKNKDLGEELADVMFVVLCLANQTGIDLQEAFDKKLDIKTKRDHDRHHNNQKLK; encoded by the coding sequence ATGGACATCAAAAACGCACAATTAGAAGTAGATAACTGGATTAATGCTCATGGCGTTCGTTATTTTAACGAGCTAACCAATATGGCGCAACTTACAGAGGAAGTTGGAGAAGTGGCGCGCATTATAGCTAGGCGTTATGGAGAACAAAGTGAAAAAGAATCTGATAAAAACAAAGATTTAGGAGAAGAACTTGCTGATGTTATGTTTGTAGTATTATGTTTAGCAAATCAAACGGGTATAGACTTGCAAGAAGCGTTTGATAAAAAGTTAGATATAAAAACAAAACGAGATCACGACAGACATCATAATAATCAAAAATTGAAATAA